A genome region from Arachis duranensis cultivar V14167 chromosome 6, aradu.V14167.gnm2.J7QH, whole genome shotgun sequence includes the following:
- the LOC107491830 gene encoding soluble inorganic pyrophosphatase 1, which yields MSKKDEESKDNRQAPKLNERILSSLSRRSVAAHPWHDLDIGPDAPKIFNCVVEITKGSKVKYELDKKTGMIKVDRILYSSVVYPHNYGFIPRTLCDDNDPLDVLVLMQEPVLPGCFLRARAIGLMPMIDQGEKDDKIIAVCADDPEYKHYTDFKELPPHRLTEIKRFFEDYKKNENKEVAVNEFLPAATAFEAVQSSMDLYGEYIMQSLGR from the exons ATGAGTAAAAAGGATGAAGAATCCAAAGATAACCGTCAGGCACCAAAGTTGAATGAAAGGATCCTTTCATCACTGTCAAGGAGATCAGTAGCTGCACATCCTTGGCATGATCTTGATATTG GACCTGATGCTCCCAAAATTTTCAACTGT GTTGTGGAAATCACCAAGGGAAGCAAGGTGAAGTATGAACTGGATAAAAAGACCGGAATGATTAAG GTTGATCGGATTTTGTATTCATCGGTTGTGTATCCTCATAACTATGGTTTCATTCCTCGCACACTCTGTGATGACAATGATCCCCTTGATGTCTTGGTCCTCATGCAG GAGCCAGTACTTCCTGGTTGTTTCTTGAGAGCCAGGGCCATTGGACTGATGCCTATGATCGACCAG GGAGAGAAGGATGACAAGATAATTGCAGTATGCGCAGATGATCCAGAGTATAAGCACTACACTGACTTCAAAGAACTTCCGCCTCATCGTCTCACTGAGATCAAACGCTTCTTTGAAGATTACAAGAAGAATGAGAACAAGGAGGTTgctgtcaatgagttcttgccTGCAGCCACTGCTTTTGAAGCCGTCCAGTCCTCAAT GGACCTTTATGGAGAGTATATTATGCAATCCCTGGGGCGATAG